One genomic window of Haemophilus haemolyticus includes the following:
- the rpiA gene encoding ribose-5-phosphate isomerase RpiA, producing the protein MNQLEMKKLAAQAALQYVKADTIVGVGSGSTVNCFIEALGTIKDKIQGAVAASKASEELLRKQGIEVFNANDVSSLDIYVDGADEINPQKMMIKGGGAALTREKIVAALAKKFICIVDSSKQVDVLGSTFPLPVEVIPMARSQVSRKLAALGGAPEYREGVVTDNGNVILDVHNFSILNPVEMEKELNNVAGVVTNGIFALRGADVVIVGTPEGAKIID; encoded by the coding sequence ATGAATCAATTAGAAATGAAAAAACTCGCCGCACAAGCCGCATTACAATATGTAAAAGCCGACACAATTGTTGGCGTGGGAAGCGGCTCCACGGTGAACTGCTTTATTGAGGCTTTAGGTACAATCAAAGATAAAATTCAAGGCGCAGTTGCGGCTTCAAAAGCATCAGAAGAATTATTACGTAAACAAGGTATCGAAGTATTTAATGCAAATGATGTCTCTAGCTTAGATATTTATGTGGATGGTGCAGATGAAATCAATCCACAAAAAATGATGATTAAAGGCGGCGGCGCAGCGCTCACTCGTGAAAAAATCGTCGCTGCATTAGCGAAAAAATTTATTTGTATTGTGGATTCGAGTAAACAAGTGGATGTGTTAGGTTCTACCTTCCCATTACCAGTTGAAGTTATTCCAATGGCTCGTTCACAAGTAAGCAGAAAATTAGCCGCACTTGGTGGCGCACCTGAATATCGTGAAGGCGTGGTTACAGATAACGGTAATGTAATTTTAGATGTGCACAACTTCAGTATTTTAAATCCAGTTGAAATGGAAAAAGAATTAAACAACGTTGCGGGTGTTGTCACTAACGGGATATTCGCATTGCGTGGCGCAGATGTTGTGATCGTCGGTACGCCTGAAGGCGCCAAAATTATTGACTAA
- the serA gene encoding phosphoglycerate dehydrogenase: MTNKVSLDKSKIKFVLFEGVHQSALDTLHAAGYSNIDYYKKALDGDELKEAIKDAHFIGLRSRTHLTAEMIEAAPKLIAVGCFCIGTNQVDLNAAKARGIPVFNAPFSNTRSVAELVLGEILLLMRNVPQANSEVHRGVWNKSATGSHEVRGKKLGIIGYGHIGSQLSIIAESLGMDVHFYDIENKLPLGNAKQVRSLEELLSSCDVVSLHVPELPSTKNLMNAERIAQLKQGAILINAARGTVVDIDALAQALKDGKIHGAAIDVFPIEPASINEEFVSPLREFDNVILTPHIGGSTAEAQENIGFEVAGKFVKYSDNGSTLSSVNFPEVSLPEHEGTKRLLHIHENRPGILNKLNQIFVGANLNIAAQYLQTDPKIGYVVVDVETNDASPLLTKLKEIDGTIRARVLY; encoded by the coding sequence ATGACAAACAAAGTTTCACTCGACAAATCAAAAATCAAATTCGTATTGTTTGAAGGTGTGCATCAAAGCGCACTTGATACGCTCCACGCGGCAGGCTATAGCAATATTGATTACTATAAAAAAGCACTAGATGGCGATGAATTAAAAGAAGCCATTAAAGATGCACACTTTATCGGCTTGCGTTCTCGCACCCATTTAACGGCAGAAATGATTGAAGCCGCACCCAAATTAATCGCAGTGGGATGTTTCTGTATTGGCACCAACCAAGTGGATCTAAATGCGGCAAAAGCGCGTGGAATTCCTGTATTTAATGCCCCATTCTCAAACACTCGTTCCGTCGCAGAACTTGTATTAGGCGAGATTTTATTACTTATGCGCAATGTGCCACAGGCTAATTCCGAAGTACATCGTGGCGTCTGGAATAAATCAGCGACTGGATCTCATGAAGTGCGGGGTAAAAAACTTGGAATTATTGGTTACGGCCACATTGGTTCACAATTAAGTATTATTGCGGAATCATTAGGTATGGATGTACATTTCTACGATATCGAAAATAAACTTCCGCTCGGTAATGCCAAACAGGTTCGTAGCCTTGAAGAATTACTCAGTTCTTGCGATGTGGTTTCATTACATGTGCCAGAGTTACCATCTACCAAAAACTTAATGAACGCTGAGCGTATCGCACAATTAAAACAAGGTGCAATTTTGATCAATGCTGCGCGTGGCACAGTGGTAGATATTGATGCGCTCGCTCAAGCCTTAAAAGACGGTAAAATTCACGGCGCTGCCATTGATGTATTCCCAATTGAACCTGCGTCAATTAATGAAGAATTTGTCTCACCGTTACGCGAATTTGATAATGTGATTTTGACACCACATATCGGTGGTTCAACAGCAGAAGCACAGGAAAATATCGGTTTTGAAGTAGCAGGCAAATTTGTCAAATATTCAGACAATGGTTCAACGCTTTCTTCCGTCAACTTCCCAGAAGTATCTTTACCTGAACATGAAGGAACAAAACGCTTGTTGCATATTCACGAAAATCGTCCTGGTATATTGAACAAACTGAACCAAATTTTCGTCGGAGCCAACCTCAATATTGCAGCGCAATATTTACAAACTGACCCAAAAATTGGTTATGTTGTCGTTGATGTAGAAACGAATGATGCATCGCCATTACTGACGAAATTGAAGGAAATAGATGGCACAATTCGTGCGCGTGTACTGTACTAA
- the mazG gene encoding nucleoside triphosphate pyrophosphohydrolase: protein MRYSIQDFIQLIAQLRNPNGGCPWDLKQNYESMIPCLTEETYEVIEAIEKKDIPNLREELGDLLLQVVFFSQLATEDKHFTFDDVLHDVAEKIVRRHPHVFGDAKAGDETEALSRWNEMKAKEKQGKSAETSILDNIPRALPSLTRAAKLQKRCSKVGFDWEEISPVFDKVQEELEEVQAEINRTSIAQNKVEEEIGDLLFATVNLARHLKCDPEDALRKANLKFERRFRAVEQAVQQQGKQVNDVPLIELDLLWDEVKKQEN, encoded by the coding sequence ATGCGCTACTCTATTCAAGATTTTATTCAACTCATTGCCCAACTTCGTAATCCAAATGGCGGATGCCCTTGGGATTTAAAACAAAATTATGAATCGATGATTCCTTGCTTAACGGAAGAAACTTACGAAGTAATCGAAGCAATTGAGAAAAAAGACATTCCAAATTTACGCGAAGAATTAGGGGATTTATTGTTACAAGTCGTTTTCTTCAGCCAGCTTGCTACAGAAGATAAACACTTTACTTTTGACGATGTATTGCACGATGTTGCTGAAAAAATTGTGCGCCGTCATCCTCATGTGTTTGGTGATGCAAAAGCGGGGGATGAAACAGAAGCCCTTTCCCGTTGGAACGAAATGAAAGCCAAAGAAAAACAAGGTAAAAGTGCAGAAACCTCTATTTTAGATAATATACCTCGTGCTTTGCCTTCTCTTACGCGAGCGGCAAAATTACAAAAACGTTGTTCAAAAGTAGGGTTTGATTGGGAAGAAATTTCCCCCGTATTTGACAAAGTGCAGGAAGAATTAGAAGAAGTTCAAGCTGAAATTAACCGCACTTCGATTGCGCAAAATAAAGTGGAAGAGGAAATCGGTGATTTATTGTTCGCAACAGTCAATCTTGCTCGCCATTTAAAATGTGATCCTGAAGACGCATTGCGAAAAGCAAATTTAAAATTTGAACGTCGTTTTCGAGCAGTAGAACAAGCGGTTCAACAACAAGGTAAGCAAGTTAATGATGTGCCACTTATTGAGTTAGATTTGTTGTGGGATGAAGTGAAAAAACAAGAAAACTAA
- a CDS encoding YgfZ/GcvT domain-containing protein gives MSQFISLTQYQLIEAHGADAEKYLQGQLTTDVVRLASGAMTLTAHCDPKGKMNAIYRLFKVSSEQFFLLIKKDLLPSGLDALKKYAVFSKVSFDLRDWQIIGVIGEKCGKITPHFSLEIDGQRSILLNETELPVNFSGDEKIWDVADIQSGLPNLSPQTQNEFIPQALNLQAIEQAISFTKGCYIGQETVARAKYRGANKRAMFVFKAQTQQEVEIGSEIEMQIESNWRKTGTITSAVNLDGVLWLQVVMNNDIDSEQQFRLPNSEILLERVQLPYSITE, from the coding sequence ATGTCTCAATTTATTTCTCTTACTCAATATCAACTGATTGAGGCACATGGTGCGGATGCAGAAAAATATTTGCAAGGGCAGTTAACCACGGATGTTGTGCGATTAGCAAGTGGCGCAATGACACTTACGGCTCATTGTGATCCGAAAGGCAAAATGAATGCAATTTATCGTTTATTTAAAGTGAGTAGTGAACAATTCTTTTTGCTTATTAAGAAAGATCTATTGCCAAGTGGTCTAGATGCCTTGAAAAAATATGCGGTGTTTTCAAAAGTGAGTTTTGATTTACGTGATTGGCAAATTATTGGCGTGATAGGTGAAAAATGTGGAAAAATTACACCGCACTTTTCCTTGGAAATTGATGGACAACGTTCAATTTTATTGAATGAAACCGAATTGCCAGTGAATTTTAGTGGCGATGAAAAAATTTGGGATGTAGCCGATATTCAATCGGGATTGCCAAATTTAAGCCCACAAACGCAAAATGAATTTATCCCACAAGCGTTAAATTTACAGGCTATTGAGCAAGCAATTTCTTTTACCAAAGGTTGTTATATTGGACAAGAAACCGTGGCTCGTGCGAAATATCGTGGTGCAAATAAACGCGCAATGTTTGTCTTTAAAGCACAAACCCAGCAGGAAGTGGAAATTGGTAGTGAAATTGAAATGCAGATTGAATCAAATTGGCGAAAAACAGGAACGATTACAAGTGCGGTCAATTTAGACGGTGTTTTATGGTTGCAAGTTGTGATGAATAACGACATTGATTCGGAACAACAATTTAGATTGCCGAATAGTGAAATATTGTTAGAGCGAGTGCAATTACCTTATTCGATTACTGAATAA
- a CDS encoding peptidylprolyl isomerase, which produces MKKFILKSFLLATLGCVAFTSMAQAGERVVATVDGIPILESQVRANMGKKGDRQSALDKIIDDLLVQKAIQESGVKIDPREIDRVVEDTAARNGLTYGQFLDALDYQGISLNTFRQQIANQMMMGAVRNKAINESVAVTREEVVALGQKMLDEAKSQGTAQKVTGKEYEVRHILLKLNPMLNDAQAKAELTRIRSDIIAGKMTFADAALKYSKDYLSGANGGSLGYAFPESYAPQFAQTVAQSKQGVISAPFKTEFGWHILEVTGTRDGDRTADAYTQKAYEHLVNSQLQDANKDWVKALRKTADIQYFNK; this is translated from the coding sequence ATGAAAAAATTTATTCTAAAATCTTTTTTATTGGCTACTTTAGGTTGTGTTGCTTTTACTTCTATGGCTCAAGCAGGGGAACGTGTTGTAGCAACGGTAGATGGTATTCCTATTTTAGAAAGCCAAGTTCGTGCAAATATGGGTAAAAAAGGCGATCGCCAAAGTGCACTTGATAAAATTATTGATGATCTTTTAGTGCAAAAAGCGATTCAAGAATCTGGTGTGAAAATTGATCCGCGTGAAATCGATCGTGTTGTGGAAGATACTGCAGCAAGAAATGGTTTAACTTATGGTCAATTTTTGGATGCGTTAGATTATCAAGGCATTTCATTAAATACATTTCGTCAACAAATTGCCAATCAAATGATGATGGGGGCGGTGCGTAATAAGGCGATCAATGAAAGTGTTGCGGTGACGCGTGAAGAAGTAGTTGCGCTTGGTCAAAAAATGTTAGATGAAGCAAAATCGCAAGGCACTGCACAAAAAGTAACGGGTAAAGAATACGAAGTTCGTCATATTTTGTTAAAACTTAACCCGATGTTAAATGATGCACAAGCCAAAGCTGAATTAACAAGAATTCGCTCTGATATTATTGCGGGCAAAATGACTTTTGCAGACGCGGCTTTAAAATATTCGAAAGATTATTTATCCGGTGCGAATGGCGGTAGTTTAGGTTATGCGTTCCCAGAAAGTTACGCACCACAATTTGCACAGACCGTAGCACAAAGTAAACAAGGTGTAATTTCTGCGCCATTTAAAACTGAGTTCGGTTGGCATATTTTGGAAGTGACAGGCACTCGCGATGGTGACCGCACGGCGGATGCTTATACGCAAAAAGCCTATGAACATTTGGTGAACAGTCAGTTACAAGACGCAAATAAAGATTGGGTAAAAGCGTTACGTAAAACTGCGGATATTCAATATTTTAATAAATGA
- the pyrR gene encoding bifunctional pyr operon transcriptional regulator/uracil phosphoribosyltransferase PyrR, with the protein MEKIIIDHDRFLRTISRISHEIIEKHQTLDDLVIVGIKRRGAEIAELLQRRVEELSGINLPSMELDITFYRDDLTLVDQEDKMPVYSGSSQYLNIQDKTVILVDDVLFTGRTIRAAMDALTDFGRAAKIELVIFVDRGHRELPIRADYVGKNVPTSRDELVQVRTEKQDGCYEVAILGK; encoded by the coding sequence ATGGAAAAAATTATTATCGACCACGATCGTTTTCTTCGCACGATTTCGCGTATTTCTCACGAAATTATTGAAAAACATCAAACGTTAGATGATCTTGTGATTGTTGGGATTAAACGCCGTGGCGCGGAAATTGCAGAATTATTACAACGTCGAGTTGAAGAGTTAAGTGGTATAAATTTACCTTCAATGGAACTGGATATCACTTTTTATCGCGATGATTTAACTTTGGTTGATCAGGAAGATAAAATGCCAGTTTATAGCGGTTCATCACAATATTTGAATATTCAAGATAAAACTGTCATTTTGGTTGATGATGTATTGTTTACTGGTCGAACCATTCGAGCGGCAATGGATGCACTCACCGATTTTGGTCGTGCTGCAAAAATTGAATTAGTGATTTTTGTTGATCGTGGTCATCGTGAATTACCAATTCGTGCTGATTACGTAGGTAAAAATGTGCCAACAAGCCGCGATGAACTAGTGCAAGTTCGCACTGAAAAACAAGATGGCTGTTACGAAGTTGCTATCCTAGGGAAATAA
- the hemW gene encoding radical SAM family heme chaperone HemW — MLKLPPLSLYIHIPWCVQKCPYCDFNSHAQKGDIPEQDYIHHLLKDLQADLQRFKDSIQQRKLHSIFIGGGTPSLFSSESIAYLLKEIKTQIDFEDNIEITLEANPGTVEAERFKGYVSAGITRISMGIQSFNDDKLQRLGRIHNAAEAKSAVNLAKVSGLKSFNLDLMHGLPNQTLEEALDDLRQAIELSPPHLSWYQLTIEPNTMFAYRPPKLPDDDELWDIFEQGHQLLTAAGYQQYETSAYAKAGFQCKHNLNYWRFGDYLAIGCGAHGKLTFPNGEITRFSKTKHPKGYLRGEYLYEEKNVPEIDRPFEFFMNRFRLLEAVPKQEFEDYTGLSQSAVKNQIDFAIQQNYIVENADSWQITEHGKLFLNELLELFLTES, encoded by the coding sequence ATGCTCAAACTTCCTCCACTTTCCCTTTATATACACATTCCTTGGTGCGTTCAAAAATGCCCTTATTGCGATTTTAATTCGCACGCACAAAAAGGCGATATACCAGAACAAGACTATATTCATCACCTTCTGAAAGATCTGCAGGCCGATTTACAGCGCTTCAAAGATTCTATTCAACAACGAAAACTCCATTCAATTTTTATTGGTGGCGGTACGCCAAGTTTGTTCTCGTCAGAAAGCATTGCGTATCTCTTAAAAGAAATAAAAACGCAGATTGATTTTGAAGATAATATTGAAATCACATTAGAAGCGAATCCTGGCACGGTAGAAGCTGAACGTTTTAAAGGTTATGTATCCGCAGGCATTACGCGAATTTCTATGGGAATTCAAAGTTTCAATGATGATAAATTACAGCGTCTTGGGCGGATTCATAATGCAGCAGAAGCAAAAAGTGCGGTCAATTTAGCGAAAGTTTCTGGGCTAAAAAGTTTTAATTTGGATTTAATGCACGGTTTGCCAAACCAAACGTTGGAAGAGGCTTTAGATGATCTTCGCCAAGCTATTGAGTTATCTCCTCCTCATCTTTCTTGGTATCAGCTTACTATTGAGCCAAATACGATGTTTGCTTACCGCCCACCTAAATTACCAGATGATGATGAACTTTGGGATATTTTTGAGCAAGGCCACCAACTTTTAACCGCAGCAGGATATCAGCAATATGAAACGTCAGCCTATGCAAAAGCAGGTTTTCAATGTAAACATAATTTGAATTATTGGCGGTTTGGGGATTATTTAGCCATTGGCTGTGGCGCACATGGAAAACTGACCTTCCCTAATGGCGAGATTACCCGCTTTTCTAAAACCAAGCACCCGAAAGGTTATTTGCGTGGCGAATATCTTTACGAAGAAAAAAACGTGCCAGAAATTGACCGCCCTTTTGAGTTTTTTATGAATCGCTTTCGTTTGTTAGAAGCAGTGCCCAAACAAGAATTTGAAGATTACACAGGTTTATCTCAAAGTGCGGTGAAAAATCAAATTGATTTTGCCATTCAACAAAACTATATTGTGGAAAACGCTGATTCTTGGCAAATCACTGAGCATGGCAAGTTATTTCTCAATGAACTATTGGAATTATTTTTAACGGAATCGTAG
- a CDS encoding VirK/YbjX family protein, producing MSTKNNFIFPTYVQMYPYSKDRPFLKQVREKLRYYGYKWLYQKQCSQLVDFLNTETQWQPLFTQDYYRINTVLTTFCDKRFSASERLTAITENLRLAEDKMGRSLCQQLLEQQNIVLTQLTDDLRLSLSINHIDPFEGYFSINIRNQHNERVYDASFTFLSPNKLLIASIQGPSSDNAQELVKQATKALHGMRPMFLLVNAFKMLAEKWQCELVGIPHKAQGKYRLSARSKILFNYDEFWQENQGEYRHNYWQLPLDIERKQLEDIASKKRSMYRKRYEMLDQMALDIQQL from the coding sequence ATGTCCACGAAAAATAATTTTATTTTCCCCACTTACGTTCAAATGTATCCTTATTCAAAGGATCGCCCTTTTCTCAAACAAGTGCGGGAAAAATTACGCTATTATGGCTATAAATGGTTGTATCAAAAGCAATGTAGCCAATTAGTGGATTTTCTTAATACAGAAACTCAATGGCAGCCTTTATTTACACAAGATTATTATCGTATCAATACTGTTCTGACTACTTTTTGCGATAAACGCTTTTCTGCTTCAGAACGTTTAACGGCGATTACGGAGAATTTACGTTTGGCAGAAGATAAAATGGGACGTTCGCTTTGCCAACAATTATTAGAACAACAAAATATCGTGTTAACGCAATTAACTGATGATTTGCGTTTATCTTTGAGTATCAACCATATCGATCCCTTTGAAGGGTATTTTTCTATTAATATTCGTAATCAACATAATGAGCGAGTATATGATGCGTCTTTCACTTTTTTGAGCCCGAATAAATTGCTTATCGCTTCGATTCAAGGTCCCTCAAGTGACAATGCTCAAGAGCTTGTGAAACAGGCTACGAAAGCATTGCACGGTATGCGTCCAATGTTTCTGTTAGTCAATGCATTCAAAATGCTCGCTGAAAAATGGCAATGTGAGTTAGTGGGCATTCCGCACAAAGCGCAAGGAAAATATCGTCTTTCTGCGCGCAGTAAGATTTTGTTTAATTACGATGAGTTCTGGCAAGAGAATCAAGGGGAATATCGCCATAATTATTGGCAATTACCTTTGGATATTGAACGTAAACAATTAGAAGATATTGCAAGTAAAAAACGTTCTATGTATCGTAAACGTTATGAAATGTTAGACCAAATGGCATTGGATATTCAGCAACTTTAA
- a CDS encoding YicC/YloC family endoribonuclease, which yields MIYSMTAFARLEVKKDWGDAVWEIRSVNQRYLENFFRLPEQFRGLENTLREKLRQNLTRGKIECSLRIETKKRTNAELNLNKELANQVIQSLQWIKTQAGEGEINLTDVLRYPGVVEAQEQDLDTISQDLLTAFDDLLTDFIAMRGREGEKLNDIIQQRLDAIVVEADKVRSQMPAVLQWQRERLLQRFEDAQVNLDPQRVEQEMILLAQRVDVAEELDRLQMHVKETTNILKKGGAVGRKLDFMMQELNRESNTLASKSINADITASAVELKVLIEQMREQIQNLE from the coding sequence ATGATTTACAGTATGACCGCCTTTGCACGCCTTGAAGTGAAAAAAGATTGGGGCGATGCGGTATGGGAAATTCGTTCCGTTAACCAACGTTATTTAGAAAACTTTTTCCGTTTACCCGAGCAATTTCGCGGATTAGAAAACACGTTGCGTGAGAAACTTCGTCAAAATCTCACTCGCGGTAAAATTGAATGCTCTTTGCGCATTGAAACAAAAAAACGAACAAATGCAGAATTGAATTTAAATAAAGAGCTTGCGAATCAAGTGATTCAATCTTTGCAATGGATTAAAACTCAAGCTGGAGAAGGTGAAATTAATTTGACGGACGTGTTGCGTTACCCTGGTGTGGTGGAAGCGCAAGAGCAAGACTTAGATACGATTAGTCAAGATTTGTTGACAGCCTTTGATGATTTACTGACAGATTTTATTGCAATGCGTGGTCGTGAAGGTGAAAAACTGAACGATATTATTCAACAACGCTTGGATGCTATTGTCGTGGAAGCGGATAAAGTGCGGTCACAAATGCCGGCAGTTTTACAATGGCAACGTGAGCGCTTATTGCAGCGTTTTGAAGATGCTCAAGTTAATCTTGATCCTCAACGTGTGGAACAAGAAATGATTTTATTGGCTCAACGCGTTGATGTGGCGGAAGAGCTCGATCGTTTACAAATGCACGTGAAAGAAACCACGAATATTTTGAAAAAAGGCGGTGCGGTTGGTCGTAAATTAGATTTTATGATGCAAGAATTGAATCGTGAATCCAATACCCTTGCGTCCAAATCCATTAATGCGGATATCACGGCTTCTGCAGTTGAGCTGAAAGTGCTTATCGAACAAATGCGTGAGCAAATTCAGAATTTAGAATAG
- the lon gene encoding endopeptidase La — MAKNTQRTMPVLPLRDVVVFPYMVMPLFVGRAKSINALEEAMNDDKQLLLVSQKEADLEEPTPEDLFDVGTIANIIQLLKLPDGTVKVLVEGQNRAKINSLEDGEKCFSAKITPIETTYGDEKELDVAKKAILSEFENYLTLNKKIPADVLNALHRLGDADRLSDTMAAHLPVSVRHKQSVLELANVQDRLEYLLGMMESEADILQVEKRIRGRVKKQMEKSQRNYYLSEQIKAIRKEMDSGENEDTIDEVEQLRQKVEAAGMPADVRDKVENELQKLKMMSAMSSEATVVRSYIEWMIQVPWHQRSKVKKDISKAQQVLDADHYGLERVKERILEYLAVQARLNKVKGPILCLVGPPGVGKTSLGQSIANATGRKYVRMALGGVRDEAEIRGHRKTYIGALPGKLIQKMAKVGVKNPLFLLDEIDKMASDMRGDPASALLEVLDPEQNTTFNDHYLEVDYDLSDVMFVATSNSMNIPGPLLDRMEVIRLSGYTEDEKLNIAMRHLLAKQIERNGLKKGELTVEESAILDIIRYYTREAGVRGLEREISKICRKAVKNLLVNPKLKSITVNSDNLHDYLGVKRFEFGKADTQNRIGEVTGLAWTEVGGDLLTIETASVVGKGKLTFTGSLGDVMKESIQAAMTVVRARADKLGINSEFHEKRDIHIHVPDGATPKDGPSAGIAMCTALVSCLTGNPVRADVAMTGEISLRGKVLPIGGLKEKLLAAHRGGIKTVLIPKENVKDLEEIPENVKQNLSIHAVETIDEVLGLALENPPEGIEFVKVEAKAAKSPRRKATSKTTRAVN; from the coding sequence ATGGCGAAGAATACCCAACGTACGATGCCCGTATTGCCATTACGCGATGTCGTCGTTTTCCCTTACATGGTGATGCCACTTTTTGTAGGGCGTGCGAAATCAATTAATGCCCTTGAAGAAGCGATGAATGATGATAAACAGCTTCTTTTGGTATCTCAAAAAGAAGCAGATTTGGAAGAACCTACCCCTGAAGATTTATTTGATGTGGGTACCATTGCTAACATTATTCAGTTACTAAAATTACCTGATGGCACAGTGAAAGTGCTAGTTGAAGGTCAAAATCGCGCGAAAATTAACAGCCTTGAAGATGGCGAAAAGTGCTTTTCCGCAAAAATTACCCCTATCGAAACCACTTATGGTGATGAAAAAGAGTTAGATGTTGCGAAAAAAGCGATACTTTCCGAATTCGAAAATTATCTCACCTTAAATAAAAAAATCCCTGCTGATGTATTAAATGCACTTCATCGCCTTGGTGATGCAGATCGTTTATCAGACACAATGGCTGCTCATTTACCGGTAAGTGTTCGCCATAAACAAAGCGTCTTGGAACTTGCTAACGTGCAAGACCGCTTAGAATATCTGCTTGGTATGATGGAATCAGAAGCGGACATTCTCCAAGTTGAAAAACGTATTCGTGGCCGCGTAAAAAAACAAATGGAGAAAAGCCAACGTAACTATTATCTAAGCGAGCAAATTAAAGCTATTCGCAAAGAAATGGATAGTGGCGAAAATGAAGACACGATTGATGAAGTTGAACAACTTCGTCAAAAAGTAGAAGCGGCTGGCATGCCTGCGGATGTACGCGACAAAGTGGAAAATGAGTTACAAAAACTCAAAATGATGTCAGCCATGTCTTCTGAAGCAACCGTTGTGCGTAGCTACATTGAATGGATGATCCAAGTGCCTTGGCATCAACGTTCTAAAGTGAAAAAAGACATTTCGAAAGCACAACAAGTATTAGATGCCGATCACTATGGTTTAGAACGAGTGAAAGAACGTATTCTTGAATATCTTGCAGTACAAGCTCGTTTAAACAAAGTGAAAGGGCCAATTCTTTGCTTAGTTGGCCCTCCAGGCGTAGGTAAAACCTCTCTTGGTCAGTCTATTGCCAATGCTACTGGTCGTAAATATGTACGTATGGCATTAGGCGGTGTTCGCGATGAGGCGGAAATCCGTGGTCACCGTAAAACCTATATTGGCGCATTGCCAGGCAAATTAATTCAAAAGATGGCAAAAGTGGGGGTAAAAAATCCATTATTCTTGCTTGATGAAATCGACAAAATGGCATCCGATATGCGAGGCGATCCAGCCTCAGCATTGCTTGAAGTATTAGATCCCGAGCAAAACACCACGTTTAACGATCACTATTTAGAAGTGGATTATGATCTGTCTGATGTGATGTTTGTGGCGACATCAAACTCCATGAATATTCCAGGCCCATTATTGGATCGTATGGAAGTTATTCGTCTTTCTGGTTATACAGAAGATGAAAAACTTAATATCGCAATGCGCCACTTATTAGCGAAACAAATTGAACGTAATGGTTTGAAGAAAGGCGAACTTACCGTCGAAGAAAGCGCAATTTTAGATATTATTCGCTATTACACTCGTGAAGCGGGCGTGCGTGGATTAGAACGTGAAATTTCAAAAATCTGCCGTAAAGCAGTGAAAAACTTATTGGTAAATCCAAAACTTAAATCTATCACGGTAAATTCAGATAATCTGCACGATTATCTTGGTGTCAAACGCTTTGAATTTGGCAAAGCCGATACACAAAACCGCATTGGTGAAGTGACAGGTCTAGCTTGGACAGAAGTGGGCGGTGATTTACTCACTATTGAAACCGCCTCCGTTGTTGGAAAAGGAAAACTCACATTCACCGGTTCGTTAGGTGATGTGATGAAAGAATCTATCCAAGCGGCCATGACGGTTGTGCGTGCTCGTGCGGATAAACTTGGTATTAATTCTGAGTTCCATGAAAAACGTGACATTCACATTCACGTGCCAGATGGTGCAACACCAAAAGATGGTCCGAGTGCGGGTATTGCAATGTGTACTGCATTAGTTTCTTGTTTAACAGGTAATCCTGTACGTGCAGATGTAGCCATGACAGGGGAAATCAGTTTACGCGGAAAAGTATTACCAATCGGTGGATTAAAAGAAAAACTTCTTGCGGCACATCGTGGCGGAATTAAAACCGTATTAATTCCAAAAGAGAACGTTAAAGATCTCGAAGAAATTCCAGAAAACGTAAAACAAAATCTTTCGATTCATGCAGTAGAAACCATTGATGAAGTACTTGGTCTTGCGTTAGAAAATCCGCCTGAAGGCATTGAATTTGTCAAAGTTGAAGCTAAAGCGGCAAAATCACCACGCCGTAAAGCGACCAGTAAGACAACAAGAGCGGTCAATTAA